From the genome of Cytobacillus firmus, one region includes:
- a CDS encoding BglG family transcription antiterminator — MYITSREKAIIEFIIKTSGKHTALSIASSLNVSARTIQRDLKAVEKIVSEFGLTLTRNVNQGLAIEGKNEQIFRLIQHLTSSEPIDELPQEKKLRLLLAILEEDVYKTQVLAGYLGISTATLTAYLDELAEWLSRFQVSLTRKRGVGVELHGTEANKRIALAHFLLQYFNEELIEKLFLLDKGKLGEDRILHYFEADDLRHVNIIIQTVFKGAPARFADSGYLEIVLHTCITLKRALSGFPVERMDLTETEVTVEYGLIQEVTSRLGQTFDCDFSEGDIHYLARILKGTKWSGTEAFPYDSIVLAQMIRNVIKSVSEQLHVDLNKDFSLFQGLLAHMEPSLYRIKQNMESYNPLREEIKRKYPVLFMAVKNSLEDEFTDIEQFSDDEIAFIVLHFGSALVMQEENLSIKALLICPTGIGTSKMLRSRLKKEVAEIDVIEIKSIKEMSEGADLKEYDLILSTVRLPFIHAEYILVNPLLSEENILTIKNYLKKNIESFTKGKQYQELMEGGHQHPVSLGSMLEEISDIQESIQSLIHNFRFYRMSGEAGQEQILARMLSNAEGDQLLTNPEDVLQSLKEREQKGGLGIPETNMALFHARSQNVRKLIFQIAHLPNPCLVKGMDGKEVAMKNLLLMLAPDELSRRGQEIVSLISTNIIETEESILLFSSANEDMIFKKLESIFTEYLQSHFKINR; from the coding sequence ATGTATATTACATCGAGGGAAAAAGCCATTATTGAATTCATTATAAAAACATCGGGCAAACACACGGCATTGTCGATTGCTTCTTCATTAAATGTCAGTGCAAGAACGATTCAGAGGGACTTAAAGGCAGTTGAGAAAATTGTCAGTGAGTTCGGACTGACCTTAACCCGAAATGTAAATCAGGGACTTGCCATTGAAGGGAAAAATGAGCAGATTTTCCGGTTGATCCAGCATTTGACCAGCAGTGAACCGATCGATGAGCTTCCTCAGGAAAAGAAGCTGCGCCTTCTTTTGGCTATTCTTGAAGAAGACGTATATAAGACTCAGGTGCTTGCCGGGTACCTCGGCATCAGCACGGCAACTTTGACAGCCTACCTGGACGAACTTGCTGAATGGCTATCCCGTTTCCAGGTGAGCTTGACGAGAAAGCGTGGGGTCGGCGTAGAACTTCACGGAACGGAAGCAAATAAAAGAATAGCGCTTGCCCATTTTCTCCTTCAATACTTTAATGAAGAATTAATTGAGAAATTATTTTTGCTGGACAAAGGGAAGCTCGGTGAAGACAGGATACTGCATTACTTTGAAGCAGATGATCTCCGCCATGTTAACATCATCATTCAGACTGTATTTAAGGGCGCACCTGCCCGGTTTGCCGATAGCGGATATCTGGAGATTGTGCTGCATACGTGCATAACACTAAAAAGGGCACTCAGCGGGTTTCCTGTGGAACGGATGGATCTTACGGAGACAGAGGTTACCGTTGAATACGGATTGATCCAGGAGGTCACAAGCAGGCTCGGACAGACATTTGACTGTGATTTTTCAGAGGGGGATATCCACTACCTGGCTCGTATACTTAAAGGCACCAAATGGAGCGGGACGGAGGCTTTTCCGTACGACAGCATAGTACTCGCCCAAATGATCAGGAACGTGATTAAATCAGTTTCGGAACAGCTCCATGTGGATTTGAACAAGGATTTTTCCTTATTTCAGGGACTGCTCGCCCATATGGAGCCATCTCTATACCGGATCAAGCAGAATATGGAGTCCTATAACCCGCTTCGAGAGGAAATCAAGCGTAAATATCCGGTTCTGTTCATGGCTGTGAAAAATAGTCTTGAAGATGAGTTTACGGATATTGAACAATTTTCCGATGATGAGATTGCGTTTATCGTCCTTCATTTCGGTTCGGCCCTTGTGATGCAGGAAGAGAATCTTTCCATAAAGGCGCTTCTCATTTGTCCGACAGGCATCGGCACCTCCAAAATGCTGAGAAGCAGGCTGAAAAAAGAGGTGGCTGAAATTGATGTCATCGAAATCAAATCGATTAAGGAAATGTCAGAGGGTGCCGATCTGAAGGAATATGATTTAATTCTTTCTACTGTCAGACTGCCTTTTATCCATGCAGAGTATATTTTGGTGAACCCGCTCTTAAGTGAAGAAAACATACTCACGATAAAAAATTACCTGAAGAAAAACATTGAAAGCTTTACAAAAGGGAAGCAGTACCAGGAATTGATGGAGGGCGGTCACCAGCATCCAGTCTCATTAGGCTCCATGCTTGAGGAAATTAGCGATATTCAAGAGAGCATCCAGTCTCTGATTCATAACTTCCGGTTTTACCGGATGAGTGGTGAAGCAGGCCAGGAGCAGATTCTCGCAAGAATGCTGTCGAATGCAGAAGGAGATCAGCTGCTGACAAATCCTGAAGATGTGCTTCAATCATTAAAGGAGCGGGAACAAAAAGGAGGCCTGGGCATTCCTGAAACGAATATGGCTCTCTTTCACGCGCGTAGTCAAAACGTCCGTAAGCTTATTTTTCAAATTGCCCATCTGCCAAACCCTTGCCTGGTAAAGGGAATGGACGGAAAAGAAGTGGCAATGAAAAACCTCCTGCTTATGCTGGCGCCAGATGAGCTAAGCAGAAGAGGGCAGGAAATAGTAAGCTTAATCAGCACGAATATCATT